ccctcccacccacagCTTCCCAGCAGCCCAGCCGGAGGAAATCCCCCCCACCCCTTCTGGGCCAGGGCAGAAAAGGGCGAGGCCAGCCTTCCTGCCCTGCTCCTCACTGAGCTCCTGCTGGgtgccaagccctgtgctgggtgctgggacagAGCAGAGCAAAGCAAATGTGGTCCCCATCCTCGGTGGCTCTGGGCTAGTGAGGGAGGCGGCTGACAATGCAAATGATGCACCTGGTGagcccccacccctaccctgtcCCTACAAGTCAGTTTTGAAAAAACAACCAAGTTGCTGGACCCAGAACATGGACAGCGGGGAGGAAAACTGAAGATACACTAACCAAAAAGATGGAGCACAAAGGCTGGGAAGAGAACAGCACAGGCAGAGGCCTTGTGGTAGGAGGGTACCCTACCCTGGGCACATCGGATCCCCAAAGTGGCTGGTGTGGCAGAAGCCCAAAAGCAAGAGAGAGCCCAGTGGCGGGCAGCGGAGAGCTCTTACTAAATACTCAGTAAACAGCCTGGAATACATGGGGCGCTCCCTGGCTGGGAGTCAGAGACCTGGATTTCTAGCCCGAGCCCCGCACTaacttgctctgtgaccttgagcaaaatACTTCCCATCTCTGGGCCTTTTTGATAAATCGGTGATGCCCTCACTTGCTACACCCTGATCCTTGAATGCTCAAAGACTTTTCCTTAGCTGTTCCTGCCACCTAGAGGCTCCACCCCTTCTCCTGCGTGTCATTCAGGCTGCAGAGTGGATGTCACCTCTTCCAGGCCACCCCGACCACCCACATCGCCTGACTCTCGCTCTCTATTACCTCAGCCTGGTTTGCTTTTCCCGTGCTCAAGCTCGCCCTGCAATCTCAGATGCTCCTATTTCTTTTGCTTGTCTATtgtctgtcccctccccttgccTGGTAGCTCTGTGCCCCCAAGGACTCGTGAAATCGTCAGCCAAGTTACAGACGTTGAAAGGTGACAGGAGGATGCTCCCTCCCTGGCATCCAATGGGCCTGAATTCGAAATGTGTCTGTGTCCAGTAAATTTGCTCTGAGGACCTGGGCAGGtcaaactctctgagcctcagtcctctcatctgcaaagtgggtcATATCTATTTCAGGGAGTCCCACACAGGACTCTCTTCCACCCCGAAGTTAAGTCCTGTTCCCACCATGGCCCCTCGTCCCAGGAAGTGGGGGTGACTGGGGACTGATCCAGGTCAAGTTCATCTACTTCTGTGAGCCCTTCCTTTGTAGCTGCTGCCTCAGCATGTCATCGGCCTGTAGGTGCCCCTCCCGAGGCGGGGCCCTGAGCATCAGTGGTGAGCCAGATGGAATCCCTGCCCACGCTGGGGCCCTTCAGGAAGCAGTTTCAAGCACACACCAGGCCATCAGGCCACGTATGAGGCAGGATCTGTTATTATCTTGTTCATTTCACACAACACACATCAGCACATTTACCCTCAGCCGCTCACCCACAAGGGCCAGAGTAACCCGCAcgccatccttcctccctccccactagCTCCCAAAACTCAACATCCTTGGTCCCCAACTTCTCAAGGGAGACCCATTCAGAGACACCCCCACAGTCAGAACCCCCAGTTGAGTGGGGCATGCAACTTCTCTTCTCGGTTACAGCAAAGAACCCCAGCCCAAGCTTCAGTGGTTGATGCTGGTGGCCTTGCCACCTAGGGACTCCCCTCTCCAAGAGACCAGGCTCCCCCAAACTGTCTCCCACGAAGCAACAGAGACACAAGGGCTTTAGAAACCAGGcaagttttaaatatatgttggcaaaatattaacattaaataCACATCATAAATAAGCCTTATAAAtaggaaaaacagataaaaactaataaaaatctataaattagTCATGTCCCTCCAAGGAACTGGCCCAGCAGCTTCTGGGACTCCCTCCCGGAGGGCAATGGTTTCAGCATGAGAAAATACCATAATGCACCACCAGGGGGAGCAGCCAGGACCCAGGATCCAGACTTCCAGGCACTAGGAGGTCTCCTGCAAAGAACTCAGTTTGTACCCAGTGTCCGTTTATATCACATGTCCCCATGTATGGAGAAAATTTGATATCTAACCTATGTCACAGAATCCCAGCAATTGACAGACAGAGATGGATTTACATGTCCCAACCCCCTGAATCACAAAGAGaaagctgaggtccagagaggtaaAGTGGCCTCACTGAGGCTACACAGCAATTTAGGGGCCAACAAATTGGGGTCTGAGCCTCCTTCCTTGGAACCCCCAGATCAGTGCTCCTTCTGTGTCCTCTGCTCCCATCACAACTGTCTAAAGTGAGGTCACCCAGACACCCAGGTGTCTGGCCTGAGAGCAGTGATGAGGCAGAGGAGGCCAGCTCAGGCCCTGACCTCCCCCTCCGAACCAAGCCACTATGGAAAGGAGGAAGTCTGGGGGCAACAGCCCCACAAGTCATGAGAGGGACAATCCGGTCGGCCTCCGGGGAGCAGAGCAGGGGGGGCAGCCAGTCTGGCCATGAGTCAGCCTGTGTCATCAGACCCCTGAATCAATGGAAAGTTGGCCCCGTGTGGACCTGACCCGGCCACCCCACCAGGGCTGGAGAACTCAGGGCTGGACAAGGCTCAGCAGCCTGACCCTGTCTACCCAGCCCAAAGGAGGCAGAGGGGctacccagcccccaccccttaAAGTGCACTTCTGAGAGGTGGGGAACGGAGAGGAGCAGGTTGGGAGACCCCGGGCAGCACCATGCAGCAGAGTACCTGCTGACCTTTCACCTGGCAGGGGCGCCCCTGAGGCTACCGGGGCAGCTGGCCCCTGGGCATGAGTCTCTCATCCCTCCTGAAGGGTCGCATCCTGCGGGCCCCCCTCTGTAGAGCCCGGGGGGGCCTGTGTCTCCGGCTCCGACTCTGGCTCCGGCTATCCGCCCACTCCTTGAAGACCTGCCCCGCCGAGTGCATGAAGCGGTGGTAGCCGCGCAGGAACCTGCAGCCCTGCAGTTTGTGCTGAAAGGTGTCTGAGGAGGGGGTGGGCGGCAGTGTGGCCTCCGGGCCCGGCTGAGTGGGCTCAGCTGTCTCCACCTCCGAGGAGCCTCGAAGCAGCTGGGACATGCAATGGATGTTACTCCTGAAGCCGCGAATGTTCCGCCCCTGGTCCTGGGCTATGGTGAGATCCTGCTGTAAAGCAGTCAGTCTGTGCAGGACGTGGCCCAGCGTGGCGTTGAGGGTCCGCAAGAAGCCCCGCTGGCTGAGCCCCCGCAGGGTATCTTCGCTGGGAAAGGCTCCAGGGCTCTCCTTGCAGTGCTCCTTCAGTCCAGCCTGATCCAGGCCTTGGAAGTGGATCTAGGGGGAGAAGGACAATCGGGGAGATGAGTGCTGgagcccccaccacacacacacacacacacacacacacacacacacacgtgtctgCTCTGGTCAGCCTTGAAACGCTTGACCTCATGCACTCCCTATCCAATCCTCCCATTGTCCAGAGccagaaactgaggccccagaagGGAGAGGACTCCTGGGTCATGGCAGGCAGGGTCGGAGGGATACTGGGGGTTGGAGGGGGTGACCCCATGGTTGTGGCATGGGGCATTTCGGTGGGGAGGTGACGCGAActcaggagggcagggctgtttTGTTCACCACTACGTCCTGGTGCCTAGAACAAGGCGCATGGTAGGTGTGCAATGAGCACACTGGGCAAAGGGATAAATGACGTGATGGAGTTGGGGGGTCACATTCCAGGCCCACTGAGCTGGGGAAGCTGCCTTGTCTCCCAGGCATCTCAGGTTCAGGCCTGGAACGTTCAACATGGTCCTAAAGTAACATGGGGACTTGGTTTCCCCACCAGCCCCATATTGAATGGGGGATGGGCCTGGTTTTCTCCCGGGCTCGTTCCTGCCCTAACCCTCAGTTCTCTGAGACTCAGGGGCCTGAGCACTCACGTAGGGGTCCAGGAGTGTGCTGGTGTCCTGCATGAGGTCCGCCTGACTCTGGAGCTGCTGGAGGAGCTCATGGTACTTGCCCGAGCACTTGCCAGTGGCTGCCGTGCTCAGGAACAGGAGTCCGAGGACCAGacctggggcagagaggggacatgTCACTTGATTTGGTGAGGAAGCCACAGGTGGGTGGCTTTCGGAGGGGAGGGTGCTCAAGAGGGCCTCAGAGGGTGCAGGCCGTGGTGCCCGGCAGGCCTGCCTGGGAGCACCTCCCGGGGCCACCACCACCTTTCCAGTGAGTCAGCGCCCAGCACCCGACACAGCAGCGGCAATTCACGGAGCAGGCCTTTGAGAAGAGGTGGTGGGGCCCGGCTGGAGCCAAGCCTGCCAACCACAGGGCAGCCCAGCTGGGGCTGCTCCCCTCCAGACCTCTGGGCTAAGGGATGGCCATTGCTGCAGGCCCCTGGGCCGCCCACGCAGGTGGGCTCTGGAGAGCTTTGCAGCCCAGGAGCAGCCTTGTGCCCTGAGCTATGTCTGCAGAACCAAGGGAGGCTGCCTTTCCACCCAGAGGTTCCGTCTGGAAAGGATGTGTGTGGCATCAAGTCCATGCCCCATTTTATTGACAGGAAAACCAAGGCACCGAAGGAGGAGGGCTTGCTCAGGTCACCTAATGCTGGCCTGTCCCCCGACTTCTCacgcctctctcctctccccataaGTGGCCACTTCTGTCAGGCCCACCAGGGATGCTGTGAGTCTGACCCTTCTGGGGGTCAGACGCAGTCACCACTTGCCGCCTCCCCCCACCACTCACCCACCGGGCACCGGCAGCCACGTGGTCGGAAGGGCCTGTGGCGCAATGGCCCGGAAGGCAGTGACACCACGTTCCCTTCCTAAGAACCATGGCCCCTTGGGGAAGACACCGCTGGGGAAGCCGTGGAGCTGGGCGCGCAAGCACAGTAACCACAAGGCACCCCTCTTTGCCTCCCCAGGTACCGGCTGCTGGGtttgggcagggcaggggtgagcACAGCGCATGTGGGACTGGGGTGCCTGCAGGGATGTGTGTCTGGGGCTGTGTGAGGCTCGAGGGAAGAGCTGGCTACACACAGCCGTTGTGTCCCATCCACCGCAGGGGCCCCGGGCTGCACGTGGGGGTTCCCAGATTGGTGAGATTGAGGGCTCACGATGACATCACGTGGCTCTGTGTGCATGTCACCCTGTGGGTGTGGCTATGTGTGCTGTGTGATTGTGTGGGCTCCAGAACCCCCGGGCCCAGCTGACTGCATCCAACCATCCCAGAGCCGGCGAATCAGGGCAAGGAGGTCCCGCAACCCCTCCAGACATCACACCATGTTCCCACTCAACTTCTGtggcttcctcctctgccccagcacATCTCCTACCCCTTTCCTGCTTCCCTGGCTTCTCCCCAAGAGGAtccccttccctcactcccttgCTCCCAGAGTGGACCCTTCATCACCTCCCCCTGGAAACCCTCCAGGGATACCCTTCTCCACTCTGTGAAGATGCTGTGTTCTCAGTGGACTCCTGTCTTTGCCTGACCCCCTGGCTCTCTCCCCTGCTCAGCATCCTTCTGCCTGGTGCCCGGCCTCCCCAGTTCCCAGAGGACAGAGGGCGGCCCTGCTCCCCACTGGTGCCTGTGAGCACAGCAAGCAGGTgctggtgggaaggaaggaagtactTACTGAGCAGTGTCCTCTGCACAAGCTGTGGCCGCATGCTGGGTGACCGAGCTCGGGCCTGCGCCTGCTGGGGGTGATACCTCCCGGCTGGGAGCCCTGCGGGCTGGCAGCCACTTTATGCCCGCTGGGGCGATTGGCCAACACCTcgtgaggtgggtggggagggggtggggggagggcaggcctTCTGGGAACATGACCCCAAAAACCAAAGTTTCCACAGGCGGCCAATGGGCGCGGGTTGCGGTGGCatgcctgctcctcctcctcttttcttcGAATTCGTTCTTCGAGGTCAGCCCTACGCCCAAGGATGATGCAAACCGCAGCCTCAGCCTTCCTGGGCGAGCAGGGAGCAAGGGGTCCGTGCCTGCTGCAGGGGGCTGTGCCGGGATGGAGGGGAGAGTCCACCAGCTGGGCCCCCAGAGGTCCTGCTGCCCCGGCCTGGCCCAGGAGTCATTGGCCTCACAGGCCACTGTGGTTTGGGGCTGAGGGAGCGAGACATCTTCCTTCTTGAGTGCCCTTCCCGCCCTCCCGCCAGGGCTGTTGGGACATCTGTGAGCGGAAACCACCGGGCTCTGGGCACAGAGCCAGACCCAGGCTGGCAGCCCCAAGATTGTGGTCTGGCCCCAGGACCTGCATCCCCCATCAGGGCTCCCAGCCATCTCCTTTTCCCCATGAGGCAGCCTTCACATAACCAGCTTTCTCCATCCCTGGCCCATCGCCCACAGCTAGGCCCCCTCTCTACAGACAGGATCCTCTAAGGAGAACCAAGCACTTGGGGCAAGAGAAACAGGAGACCAGGGGTCAAGCCCACTGACATGCTGTGTGACCCAAAGCAAGtcgcttaacctctctggacttcagaggcccccacctgtaaaatgaggatttgaAAAGCATTTCTCGGacacctcacagggctgctgcCATCATGGACATAAAAGGCAGGAGCCCTTtgaaggaaaaagcaaagatgaaagtCTGATTCCACGTACTAGCTGtcggggggcggggtgggaggcagaggagatggggaagctgtgagctcagagggGAAGCCAGAGAGGGGGAGTCGCCGCGGTGACGGTTGGGGACCAGGTTTCACTTTCTCTGAAAGATAGTGATCTTCGGTCGGTCCTCTGCTGCTCACAGACATCAGAATGAAGGGGCCCTGGAGACAGCGCCTCCCCAGCCAACCTGCTGCTTTCCGTAggataaactgaggctcaggagaggGCGGATGAGGAGGCGGAGGCCTGCATGCTGGGCCTGGCAGCCCCAGCACACCCCCCGAGACCTGGACGAGGGTCCTTGGCCTGCACCCTGAGGAGCTCGGGGTGTCAAAGGCTGAGGAGGCAGAGTGGGGCCCCTGGGGGCTGCCGGGGGGGGGGCTGAGCTGCTCTGGCCCTGTGGAGGCTCGACGAGTAAAGCCGATGCAGCCAGAAGGAGGACGCCAGCCCCGCTCCCGtccatccccaccccagcacccatcatcaccaccaaggccttcccaccccatctcccCTCTGCTGTGCCCATATCACTCATGTATTTGATCAACAAACTTATTTGGCCCCGCTCTTTGCCAGCCACTCCCAGGTGCTGAGGATCTAGCAGTGGGCAAACCAGAGGCACCATCATGCCCGGGAGGCTTCTCCTCACCACCCGCCACCCTCCACCAGCATTGTGATCCTGGCAACCAGCATTGTGATCACAGCACCAGCGCCACCCTCAGGGCCCAGTTCTGGATTTTCCTGCTGAGAATGCCGCTTCCGCTCAATTCCTCATCTCGGTGCCCACCCCCGCAAGGCTGCTTCCTGGAGCCTGGGCCAGGCCGGGATCCTTCTTCATTTCACATCCCTGATCTCATCTAGCTACACTCCCAGGAGGAAGAGCGGCCGGGCAGGGATGCCTCGGCTCCTTTgatgaggagacagaagctcagagaagctCGGAGCCGGGCTCCTGGCAGGAGAGCCCGGTCTGGCTGAGAGCTTTGCACCCCTCTCAGGAGCTCCCCTCCTCACTTGGGGGACAGCCCCATGCTTTCACCCCACGGTCCAGGGAGGCCTCATGATCTCCTTGGTTTAAAGAGGCCTCCAAGGCCCAGAGACATTAAGGTCGTCTTCCCCGAGGTTGCCCTTCTTAGGAACATTTAAGAGGAGCCAGGGCATCAAACAGGGGCTGTCAAATCTGAAAGACCTCACTCTGAGCATGTGGCTTTAAACGTGGGCTGCCATAACCAAATACCACAGACCTGGGGGCTTAAATGACAGgtgttttctcactgttctggagcaGAAGTTGACaacaaggtgttggcagggttggttttatcctgaggcctctctccttggctgatAGACGGCCACCTTCTCGCTGTCTCCTCGCACGGTCATTCCTCTGTGTGcatctgtgtcctgatctcctcttcttataaggacaccagtcatattggaccGGGGCCCACCCAAtggcctcattttaccttaatcaccCCTTTTaaggctctatctccaaatacagtcacattctgaggggcagggggtggtgacttcaacatatgaattcaagggacacaattcagcccataaccgCTTGCAAGAGGAGGGAGGGCATGGTCAAGGGCTGCAGGGAGTGGGGTCACTAGGGGACAATCCGGAGCTGGGTGATGCGCAGGAGGACATGGAGTGGCCCAACAGGTGAGGAGGCCCGACAGCCCATCCGAGCAAAGCGTGAGGGAAGATGCGTCAGCGTTTCTGGTGAGGTCAGCGCCCAGTGACGTCCCTCTCGCCAGCAGGAAGAGCTTGCAACACGGCCCAGCCGGTATAAATAGGCTCCCGACCACAGCGCCCAGGCTGTCCCCTCTCGCTGGGCCACGTCAGCCAGGTCCGCGTGAtccagaggggaagagagggccAGCTTGGTTCCTCAGAACTACTGCTTCCTCGCCTTTCCGGCCCACCCTCTGGCTGGGGAGCCTTCCCCCTTTCAACTCAAGGGCAGGATTTGGTGCAGCCCAAGGGGCAGGTCAGCACCAGAGGCTGGAGGCCACTGGACCAGGTGGAGAGACCTGCAGAGTGAGACGGGAGATCAGGTTCTGGTCTCAGTCTGCCTGAGGGCCCAGTGTTCTTGGCCCAGCCAGTCACAccccctttctgagcctcagtttcccctctgtagACCACAGAGCCACGACTTAACAATTAAGAGACCAATAATCCACTTTCAAATGGGCAATTGATGTGAATATACAGTTCTCCAAACCAGACACAAagggccaataagtacatgaaaagatgatccaTCTCATTAGCCAACTAGGAGACAGGGTcggggggtagagctcagtggtaaagcgtgtgct
The genomic region above belongs to Camelus bactrianus isolate YW-2024 breed Bactrian camel chromosome 32, ASM4877302v1, whole genome shotgun sequence and contains:
- the OSM gene encoding oncostatin-M yields the protein MRPQLVQRTLLSLVLGLLFLSTAATGKCSGKYHELLQQLQSQADLMQDTSTLLDPYIHFQGLDQAGLKEHCKESPGAFPSEDTLRGLSQRGFLRTLNATLGHVLHRLTALQQDLTIAQDQGRNIRGFRSNIHCMSQLLRGSSEVETAEPTQPGPEATLPPTPSSDTFQHKLQGCRFLRGYHRFMHSAGQVFKEWADSRSQSRSRRHRPPRALQRGARRMRPFRRDERLMPRGQLPR